One genomic window of Desulfuromonas sp. AOP6 includes the following:
- a CDS encoding RnfABCDGE type electron transport complex subunit G, translating into MKEIGRLALVLTLIAAGAALILSLVEAVTRAPIAETRRQETLKAIRAVLPAEIDNSPDEDTVDLVAGKDKKGRDVVHTFYRGRKEGQVTGVAFKVVAPDGYSGNIVIMVGVMPDGRVHGVEILSHAETPGLGDAIELPWFKKQFSGKSLENADWRVKKDGGQFDQITGATISPRAIVGAVKKGLEFFSSNRIEVLASGEGSR; encoded by the coding sequence ATGAAAGAAATCGGACGTCTGGCCCTTGTATTGACACTTATTGCCGCTGGTGCGGCTCTGATTCTCTCCCTGGTGGAAGCTGTGACCAGGGCGCCTATCGCTGAAACCCGACGTCAGGAAACCCTCAAGGCTATTCGGGCCGTCTTGCCTGCTGAAATCGACAATTCTCCTGATGAAGACACTGTGGATCTCGTGGCCGGCAAGGATAAAAAGGGGCGCGATGTAGTTCACACCTTTTATCGTGGAAGAAAAGAGGGGCAGGTGACTGGTGTCGCCTTTAAGGTCGTAGCGCCTGACGGCTACAGCGGGAACATTGTCATTATGGTTGGGGTTATGCCCGATGGGCGAGTTCATGGCGTAGAGATTTTGTCTCATGCAGAAACTCCCGGTCTTGGTGATGCCATTGAATTGCCCTGGTTTAAAAAGCAGTTCAGCGGAAAAAGTCTTGAAAATGCGGATTGGCGCGTGAAAAAAGATGGTGGACAGTTCGACCAGATCACTGGTGCCACCATTTCCCCCAGAGCCATTGTGGGCGCCGTCAAAAAGGGGCTGGAGTTTTTTTCTTCCAACCGGATAGAGGTACTGG
- a CDS encoding RnfABCDGE type electron transport complex subunit D yields MEKQLYLSSSPHIHAGETTEKIMRAVIYSLLPACGVAIYFFGHQALLILLLCVVGCVVAEAVCQKMMHRPVTIADGSAALTGILLALNLPPSSPWWLAVLGAVIAIVVGKQVYGGLGYNPFNPALVARVVLLISFPVQMTAWTSPSPLGSNVDVVTAATPLGEMKTAVMLTGELPLAAKQGFSDYFLGNMAGSLGEISALALLLGGIYLLWRRIITWHVPASFIGSTVIFSGIFWLVDSSRYPSPLFHLLTGGLILGALYMATDMVTGPITPKGLIVFGIGCGVITVLIRLFGGYPEGVSFAILLMNAATPLIDRLTRPQKYGLASARR; encoded by the coding sequence AACCACTGAGAAGATCATGCGGGCCGTTATCTACAGCCTTTTGCCTGCCTGTGGAGTAGCGATCTATTTTTTCGGTCACCAGGCGCTGCTGATTTTGCTTCTTTGCGTTGTCGGCTGTGTGGTTGCCGAAGCTGTCTGTCAGAAGATGATGCATAGGCCTGTAACTATTGCCGACGGCAGTGCAGCTCTGACCGGCATTCTCCTCGCCCTCAATTTGCCACCCTCGAGTCCTTGGTGGCTGGCTGTCCTTGGTGCCGTCATCGCCATTGTGGTCGGCAAGCAGGTCTATGGCGGGCTCGGATACAATCCTTTCAATCCGGCCCTGGTGGCACGTGTTGTTTTGCTGATATCCTTCCCCGTGCAGATGACAGCTTGGACAAGCCCTTCGCCGCTGGGCTCAAATGTTGACGTTGTGACCGCCGCTACACCGCTGGGGGAAATGAAAACCGCCGTGATGCTTACCGGTGAACTGCCCCTTGCGGCCAAGCAGGGTTTTTCGGATTATTTCCTCGGGAACATGGCCGGCTCTTTGGGTGAAATCTCTGCCCTGGCGCTGCTTCTTGGCGGCATATATCTGTTGTGGCGGCGCATTATTACCTGGCACGTCCCCGCATCCTTTATCGGCTCTACCGTGATTTTTTCCGGCATTTTCTGGCTTGTCGACTCCAGTCGCTATCCCAGTCCCCTTTTCCATTTGCTTACCGGCGGCCTGATTCTCGGAGCCCTCTACATGGCAACGGACATGGTGACGGGGCCAATAACCCCTAAGGGCCTCATCGTTTTCGGGATAGGCTGTGGTGTCATCACCGTGCTCATAAGACTTTTCGGAGGTTACCCAGAAGGGGTTTCCTTTGCCATTTTGCTTATGAACGCCGCCACCCCTTTGATTGATCGTCTGACCCGACCCCAAAAGTATGGGCTGGCCTCGGCGCGGCGCTGA